The Rhopalosiphum padi isolate XX-2018 unplaced genomic scaffold, ASM2088224v1 scaffold1, whole genome shotgun sequence genome has a window encoding:
- the LOC132931182 gene encoding 52 kDa repressor of the inhibitor of the protein kinase-like, which yields MTFMCLKRLVAGYARAYPAYPVRAPMINCKWNSTNQKLLSNEDPKVKTLKRLCATRWVQRYDAVTDFIELFVFVVESLENISNWNDSTSTEANILLKAIDSEFLISLQVIQLVFSFGLPLCKLLQKEQIDLKEAVSLAEDIINVLKNIRLNCDTEFHKLFLHAKEMSVIKDIDLSTKRISKRQVNRATPDPNLSVEEYHKVSVFIPYLDFFLQQLGERFSIHSEIFKGFQSLFSYTLTSNEEVSFRKLLEFYSPSLDVNNSIAELKLWKIKLERINNIPKTAIEALHVCNANIYPNVHFILKILCTLPVSTSTPERMFSSLKRIKTYLRNTMSEKRLNGLAMLAIHNDIIFSNEEVIDELAKKPRNLDIIL from the exons ATGACGTTCATGTGCCTTAAGCGTCTGGTTGCAGGGTATGCAAGAGCATACCCTGCATACCCCGTGCGCGCGCCTATGATCAACTGCAAGTGGAATTCAACCAATCAGAAACTGCTTAG TAATGAAGATCCTAaggttaaaactttaaaaagatTATGTGCTACACGATGGGTGCAGCGTTATGATGCGGTAACAGATTTCATTGAACTATTTGTATTTGTAGTTGAATCGttagaaaatatttctaattggAATGATTCCACATCAACGGAagctaatatactattaaaagcTATTGATTCAGAATTTCTTATATCCTTACAAGTTATacaa ttggtTTTTTCTTTTGGTTTACCATTGTGTAAGTTGCTACAAAAAGAACAAATTGATTTGAAAGAAGCAGTAAGCCTTGCtgaagatattataaatgtattaaaaaatatcagattaaattgTGATACTGAATTCCACAAATTGTTTTTGCATGCAAAA GAGATGTCAGTAATTAAAGATATAGACTTGAGTACTAAAAGAATATCTAAACGACAAGTAAATCGAGCAACTCCAGATCCCAATTTAAGTGTTGAAGAATACCACAAAGTGTCAGTATTTATACCCTACCTGgacttttttttacaacaacTAGGAGAAAGATTTTCAATACATTCTGAAATTTttaaag GATTTCAAAGTCTATTTTCTTATACTTTAACTTCTAATGAGGAGGTATCATTTAGAAAATTACTTGAATTTTATTCACCTTCTTTGGATGTGAACAACTCAATTGCAGAATTGAAATTGTGGAAGATAAAACTTGAGCGAATAAACAATATTCCGAAAACTGCAATTGAAGCATTACATGTGTGTAATGCCAATATTTATCCAaatgtgcattttattttaaaaatactatgcaCACTTCCTGTTTCGACAAGTACGCCTGAAAGAATGTTTTCCAGTCTTAAAAGGATAAAAACGTATCTTCGAAACACTATGTCCGag aaaagaCTTAATGGTCTGGCAATGTTGGCaattcataatgatattatattttcaaatgaagAGGTCATTGATGAGCTTGCCAAAAAGCCTAGGAATctggatataatattgtaa
- the LOC132931183 gene encoding piggyBac transposable element-derived protein 3-like, producing the protein MCDNLVNNESEIQRILSIPIESDYEFADIGLSDDENFEFPELFENDDRILNETLDDADNILNYPVYFSEEKTSQSPIVIQIPLDVQSLPTESVSPSSSFVSQIPISRNRRSTRKLIASNNPKTKNIPKIKKVDPIWRKGNFSQNPEFIKFFGEKPMPDEIKEMKSPKEFFSYFFDNELLAHIAEQSTLYSTQQNPEKLNKITINDVRHFLGIITMMSIVHLPNTRSYWSENTHNKIIRNCMSVNVFENIRRYMHFNDNTLDLPRDNPNRDRVFKVRPLIDTLNKKFSSVPIEENLSLDEQLCPTKAVSYLKQYLPLKPHKWGYKLFVLCGVSGYGYNFEIYTGNENKEDERIIHNEPDFGATGNIVVRMTRMVPENVHHKKKGIHTVGTFRRNRFPNVCLTDDRLLMKKDRGYSEECFTVVEDVPISAVAWKDNKVVHVSSTFVGELEKNVVSRFDKKKKTTVIVPRPKIIEVYNKHMGGVDLMDSMIGRYRIIMRSKKWYMKFFYHLVDMSIVNAWMLYKKITKKPMKLAQFREQLAVELCQTEMEIKKKGRKTKESLEKQMLEELEKRKKRTPTAIIPSTQIRLDGHQHRIQFEKIRRVCKLPKCKFQSFAKCTKCDVFLCCNKERNCFDLFHYT; encoded by the exons atgtgtGATAATTTAGTGAATAATGAATCAGAAATTCAACgaattttaagtatacctattgaAAGCGACTATGAGTTTGCTGATATTGGTCTAAGTGATGACGAAAATTTTGAATTTCCC gaattatttgaaaatgacGACCGCATTTTAAATGAAACTTTAGACGATGCTGATAATATACTGAATTATCCCGTGTATTTTTCTGAAGAAAAAACGTCACAATCCCCTATTGTCATTCAAATTCCATTAGATGTACAATCTTTGCCAACAGAATCTGTTTCACCATCTTCGTCATTTGTTTCACAAATACCTATAAGTAGAAACCGTAGATCCACAAGAAAACTAATTGCTTCTAATAatcctaaaacaaaaaatataccaaaaataaaaaaggtggaCCCGATTTGGAGAAAAGGAAATTTTTCACAGAATCCCgagtttataaaattttttgggGAAAAGCCAATGCCTGACGAAATAAAAGAAATGAAATCACctaaagaatttttttcttatttttttgataacgaGTTATTAGCACATATTGCCGAACAGTCTACACTTTATAGTACTCAACAAAATCccgaaaaactaaataaaataacgataaacgACGTACGACATTTTTTGGGCATAATTACAATGATGTCAATCGTCCATCTACCAAATACGAGGTCATATTGGTCAGAAAAtactcataataaaataataagaaattgcATGAGTGTAAatgtgtttgaaaatattaggcGGTATATGCATTTTAACGACAACACTTTAGATTTACCTAGAGATAATCCAAATCGTGACAGGGTTTTTAAAGTTCGGCCACTTATTGACACACTCAATAAAAAGTTTAGTTCTGTACCTATCGAAGAAAACTTATCATTAGATGAGCAATTGTGTCCAACTAAAGCTGTATCATATCTCAAACAGTATCTCCCTCTGAAGCCTCATAAATGGGGgtacaaattatttgttttatgtggTGTTTCTGGCTACGGTTATAACTTTGAAATTTACACGGGAAATGAAAATAAGGAAGACGAACGAATTATACACAATGAACCAGATTTTGGAGCTACAGGCAACATTGTTGTGAGAATGACTAGAATGGTGCCGGAAAATGTGCACCATAA AAAAAAAGGCATTCACACAGTTGGCACATTTAGACGTAATCGTTTTCCAAACGTCTGTTTGACAGATGATCGTTTATTGATGAAAAAAGATCGTGGATATTCTGAAGAGTGTTTCACAGTGGTTGAAGATGTCCCTATTTCAGCTGTTGCATGGAAAGACAACAAGGTAGTACACGTATCCTCAACTTTTGTAGGTGAACTCGAAAAAAATGTAGTGAGtagatttgacaaaaaaaaaaagaccacCGTTATTGTACCTAGGCCGAAAATCATTGAAGTTTACAATAAACATATGGGTGGGGTTGACCTTATGGATTCTATGATTGGGCGCTATAGAATAATAATGAGGTCTAAGAAATGGTACATgaaatttttttaccatttggTTGATATGTCGATTGTAAACGCGTGgatgttgtataaaaaaattacaaaaaaaccaATGAAACTAGCTCAATTTCGAGAGCAATTAGCTGTGGAACTTTGTCaaacagaaatggaaataaaaaaaaaaggcagAAAAACAAAGGAATCGTTGGAAAAACAAATGCTGGAGGAgcttgaaaaaagaaaaaaaaggacACCAACTGCAATTATTCCATCAACCCAAATACGTTTGGATGGGCATCAACACAGAATACAATTTGAGAAAATTCGACGAGTATGTAAACTACCAAAATGTAAATTTCAATCATTCGCTAAGTGTACTAAATGCGatgtttttttatgttgtaataAAGAAAGAAATTGCTtcgatttatttcattatacctaa
- the LOC132931328 gene encoding uncharacterized protein LOC132931328, with translation MNTKPQSTATTTPLQQAAELLERTQQLLKVATAEAAAHATTAARVRRMSTAELRRDPVLWAAYTRGWDDRTSVFRKATDVGPTPAVTDRSRSPRRHVQPAGTPRPPPMPQSARLIRPPPQPLMAAPVPRPRTSTKPPAPITDEAKTAKPKTVTPMSSRQRRSIARKRKFVDKKKPADPTSSQQFRLEKPASTTPEPATCPRSLEATDKPVPETEAPEVVIPTGQAEATEQPATDSPKPADMEISPDEEAELLCDMDVGPPDDVDMETVFQN, from the coding sequence ATGAATACAAAGCCACAGTCAACAGCAACCACCACCCCCCTACAGCAAGCCGCAGAACTGCTGGAACGCACCCAGCAGTTACTGAAGGTAGCTACCGCGGAGGCAGCCGCCCATGCGACTACGGCAGCACGGGTGCGCCGGATGTCCACGGCAGAGCTACGCCGGGACCCGGTACTGTGGGCAGCCTACACCCGCGGGTGGGACGACCGCACGTCGGTCTTCCGCAAGGCGACCGACGTGGGTCCGACACCCGCGGTGACCGACAGGTCCCGGAGCCCTAGACGGCACGTACAGCCGGCTGGCACACCGCGACCGCCCCCGATGCCGCAGTCCGCACGGCTGATCCGCCCACCCCCGCAACCACTCATGGCAGCACCGGTCCCACGACCGAGGACATCGACGAAACCGCCCGCGCCGATCACAGATGAGGCTAAAACAGCAAAGCCGAAAACGGTAACGCCGATGTCGTCGCGGCAGCGCCGGAGCATCGCAAGGAAGCGGAAATTTGTGGACAAGAAGAAGCCTGCCGACCCCACCTCCTCTCAGCAATTCCGCCTGGAGAAACCGGCGTCCACAACCCCAGAACCGGCAACATGTCCAAGGTCACTGGAGGCGACCGACAAACCTGTCCCCGAGACCGAGGCACCGGAGGTAGTAATACCTACCGGACAAGCCGAGGCCACGGAGCAGCCAGCCACCGACTCCCCAAAACCGGCCGATATGGAAATATCGCCGGATGAGGAGGCGGAGCTGCTGTGCGACATGGATGTCGGTCCACCAGACGACGTGGACATGGAAACCGTGTTCCAGAACTAA
- the LOC132931184 gene encoding zinc finger MYM-type protein 1-like, with amino-acid sequence MVLKIMGQGYDGASVMSGGYTGVQKRISDIIPNASYVHCAAHNLNLVLSDVAKSSSKIKSAPRWASLALGDDVAKTVLKKVCTTRWESRHNAVFALKYRYRDVLKSLTNIMLTSDKKEEINRAKGLKKKLESFEFVLILTIWEQILRPFYVVSKKLQSIDSNLHNACECLQSAIAIIQNLREKYEELVTSATDLCNSWGIAVNNNQRRRIYSKNFFGDLDGDKRQDITEENLRIKVFLPLIDTALVQLNNRFLGLQKVVDKFNFLQPQVILVSSEDNIIKTTYDFILYYKKDISSDLTRQMLSFKEVIIDSLSTMKSIKDIANYILENDMASLFKDILTACIIFISLPVTVASAERSFSKLKIIKNYLRNSMGQERLSNISILNIERSRTKELNYSNHKGTKISSFKD; translated from the exons ATGGTGCTGAAGatcat GGGCCAAGGATATGATGGTGCTTCGGTAATGAGCGGTGGCTACACAGGTGTTCAAAAAAGAATTTCTGATATAATTCCAAATGCATCATACGTGCATTGTGCTGCACATAATTTGAATCTTGTTTTGTCAGATGTGGCCAAAAGTtcatcaaaaat taAAAGTGCTCCTAGATGGGCCTCTCTGGCGCTAGGTGATGATGTAGCAAAAACAGTCTTAAAAAAAGTATGTACAACGAGGTGGGAATCTCGACATAACGCAGTTTTTGCTCTCAAGTATCGTTACAGAGatgttttaaaatctttaacaaatataatgctAACAAGTGACAAGAAAGAAGAAATTAATAGAGCTAAAGGTCTAAAAAAGAAGTTAGAATCTTTTGAGTTTGTGCTAATACTCACTATATGGGAACAAATTTTAAGACCTTTTTATGTGGtatctaaaaaattacaatcaatTGATTCTAACCTTCATAATGCTTGTGAGTGTTTACAATCAGCTATtgcaataattcaaaatttgagaGAGAAATATGAAGAACTGGTTACTTCAGCAACAGATTTGTGTAATAGTTGGGGAATAGCTGTGAATAATAATCAACGGCGTcgaatatattcaaaaaatttttttggtgATTTAGATGGAGACAAAAGACAAGATATAACCGAAGAAAACCTcagaataaaagtatttttgccTTTGATTGATACAGCTTTAGTTCAGCTAAATAATCGCTTTTTAGGTTTACAGAAAGTAGTTGATAAATTCAACTTTTTACAACCACAAGTAATTTTAGTATCTAGCGAAGATAACATTATCAAGACTACTTATGACTTCATTTTATACTACAAGAAAGATATAAGTTCAGATCTTACGAGACAGATGTTATCTTTTAAAGAAGTGATAATTGATTCACTGTCAACTATGAAAAGTATAAAAGATAtagcaaattatattttagaaaatgataTGGCTTCTCTTTTCAAAGATATATTAACTGCttgtatcatttttatatcattaccaGTCACTGTTGCATCAGCAGAACGTTCGTTTTCcaagctaaaaataataaaaaactatctAAGAAATTCAATGGGACAAGAAAGGCTATCAAATatcagtattttaaatatagaacgATCAAGAACTAAAGaacttaat tattcaaATCACAAGGGAACAAAAATAAGTTCATTTAAAGACTGA